One Actinosynnema pretiosum DNA segment encodes these proteins:
- the modB gene encoding molybdate ABC transporter permease subunit encodes MTRRPPLVLLLPAAVGVAFLLVPLLGMLLRTPWDRLGELLAAPLVGQALRLSLLCASLATLVCLLLGVPLAWLLARTRVPGRGVLRALVTVPMVLPPVVGGVALLYVLGRRGLVGQYLDAWFGVSLPFTTAGVVVAEAFVAMPFLVVSVEGALRGADPRYEEAAATLGASRWTVFRRVTLPSVLPGVVAGAVLCWARALGEFGATITFAGNFPGRTATMPLSVYLALETDPDAAIVLSVLLLVVSVALLAALRERWITA; translated from the coding sequence GTGACGCGCCGACCGCCGCTGGTCCTGCTGCTGCCCGCGGCGGTGGGCGTGGCCTTCCTGCTGGTCCCGCTGCTCGGGATGCTGCTGCGCACCCCGTGGGACCGGCTCGGCGAGCTGCTGGCGGCGCCCCTCGTCGGGCAGGCGCTGCGGCTGTCGCTGCTGTGCGCCTCGCTCGCGACGCTGGTGTGCCTGCTGCTGGGGGTGCCGCTGGCGTGGCTGCTGGCCCGCACGCGCGTCCCCGGCAGGGGCGTGCTGCGCGCGCTGGTGACGGTGCCGATGGTGCTGCCGCCGGTGGTGGGCGGGGTGGCGCTGCTGTACGTGCTGGGCCGCCGGGGGCTGGTCGGGCAGTACCTGGACGCCTGGTTCGGGGTGTCGCTGCCGTTCACCACGGCGGGCGTGGTCGTGGCCGAGGCGTTCGTGGCCATGCCGTTCCTGGTGGTGTCGGTGGAGGGCGCGCTGCGCGGGGCCGACCCGCGCTACGAGGAGGCGGCGGCCACGCTCGGGGCGTCCCGGTGGACGGTGTTCCGCCGGGTCACCCTGCCGTCGGTGCTGCCCGGCGTGGTCGCGGGCGCGGTGCTGTGCTGGGCGCGGGCGCTGGGCGAGTTCGGGGCGACGATCACGTTCGCGGGCAACTTCCCCGGCCGGACCGCGACCATGCCGCTGTCGGTGTACCTGGCGCTGGAGACCGACCCGGACGCGGCGATCGTGCTGAGCGTGCTGCTGCT
- the modA gene encoding molybdate ABC transporter substrate-binding protein: MRTRPRLRVLSALSAAALALVGCAPSDTPAPAEPGSAAAPLGEVTVFAAASLNETFTRLGKDFEAANPGSKVTFNFGGSSGLAQQLNQGAPADLFASAAPANMKQVTDTGLVTDTPTTFVRNRLQIAVPEGNPGKITGLADFGKDDLKIALCAEQVPCGAASKKVFEAAAVTPEADTLEQDVKAVLTKVRLGEVDAALVYRTDVRAAGADVEGITFAEADEAVNDYPIAVLAKAPNAAGGRAFREFVLSESGKKVLSAAGFDAP; the protein is encoded by the coding sequence GTGCGCACCCGTCCCCGCCTGCGCGTCCTGTCCGCCCTGTCCGCCGCCGCGCTCGCGCTGGTCGGCTGCGCCCCGTCGGACACCCCGGCGCCCGCCGAGCCCGGCTCGGCCGCCGCCCCGCTCGGCGAGGTCACCGTCTTCGCCGCCGCCTCGCTGAACGAGACGTTCACCCGGTTGGGCAAGGACTTCGAGGCCGCCAACCCCGGCTCGAAGGTCACCTTCAACTTCGGCGGCAGCTCGGGCCTGGCCCAGCAGCTGAACCAGGGCGCGCCCGCCGACCTGTTCGCCTCGGCGGCCCCGGCGAACATGAAGCAGGTCACCGACACTGGCCTGGTGACCGACACGCCCACCACGTTCGTGCGCAACCGGCTGCAGATCGCCGTGCCCGAGGGCAACCCCGGCAAGATCACCGGGCTGGCGGACTTCGGCAAGGACGACCTGAAGATCGCCCTGTGCGCCGAGCAGGTGCCGTGCGGGGCCGCGTCCAAGAAGGTGTTCGAGGCCGCGGCCGTCACGCCCGAGGCCGACACGCTGGAGCAGGACGTCAAGGCCGTGCTGACCAAGGTGCGCCTCGGCGAGGTCGACGCCGCGCTGGTCTACCGCACGGACGTGCGGGCGGCGGGCGCGGACGTGGAGGGCATCACGTTCGCCGAGGCCGACGAGGCCGTGAACGACTACCCGATCGCCGTGCTCGCCAAGGCCCCCAACGCCGCGGGCGGCCGGGCGTTCCGGGAGTTCGTGCTCTCCGAGAGCGGCAAGAAGGTCCTGTCCGCCGCGGGCTTCGACGCGCCGTGA
- a CDS encoding TOBE domain-containing protein, whose amino-acid sequence MPNLRISEAAALLGVSDDTVRRWIDQGRLSSVQLDSGRRGVEGAELAAFAQRAAENPEAGGPITTSARNRMRGIVTRVVKDGVMAQVEMQAGPFRVVSLMSSDSAEELGLEVGSVAVASIKSTHVVVEIPEV is encoded by the coding sequence GTGCCGAATTTGCGGATCAGCGAAGCAGCCGCCCTGCTCGGGGTGAGCGACGACACCGTGCGCCGGTGGATCGACCAGGGACGGCTGTCCTCGGTCCAGCTCGACAGCGGGCGCAGGGGCGTCGAGGGCGCCGAGCTGGCCGCGTTCGCGCAGCGCGCCGCCGAGAACCCGGAGGCGGGCGGGCCGATCACGACCTCGGCCCGCAACCGGATGCGCGGCATCGTCACCCGCGTCGTCAAGGACGGCGTCATGGCGCAGGTGGAGATGCAGGCGGGCCCGTTCCGCGTGGTGTCGCTGATGAGCAGCGACTCCGCCGAGGAGCTGGGCCTGGAGGTCGGGTCGGTGGCCGTGGCCTCCATCAAGTCGACCCACGTCGTGGTAGAGATCCCGGAGGTCTGA
- a CDS encoding TetR/AcrR family transcriptional regulator has translation MPTPQQRRAARNQLPGGEAATGRGAARKAPITVDAIVDTAFGIVEREGYEALTMRRVAAALGTGASSLYAHVVNKEDLDELLIGRLCARVALPEPDPAAWRAQLTAVCAALRDEYLRYPGVSRAALAAAPSNLDTLRVSEGMLAIALAGGVPPQAAAWAVDALTLYVNAYSLERSLAARRTAGGEEWVISREEMARRFAELPDAFAVSKRHAAELTAGTGHDRFDFTVALVLDGLERAGRD, from the coding sequence GTGCCCACACCGCAGCAGCGCCGCGCCGCCCGCAACCAGCTCCCCGGCGGCGAGGCCGCCACCGGGCGCGGGGCGGCGCGCAAGGCCCCGATCACCGTGGACGCGATCGTCGACACCGCCTTCGGCATCGTCGAGCGCGAGGGCTACGAGGCGCTGACCATGCGCCGGGTGGCCGCCGCGCTGGGCACGGGCGCGTCGTCGCTGTACGCGCACGTGGTCAACAAGGAGGACCTGGACGAGCTGCTGATCGGCCGCCTGTGCGCGCGGGTCGCGCTGCCCGAGCCGGACCCGGCGGCGTGGCGGGCGCAGCTGACCGCCGTCTGCGCCGCGCTGCGGGACGAGTACCTGCGCTACCCCGGCGTCTCCCGCGCCGCGCTGGCCGCCGCGCCGTCCAACCTGGACACGCTGCGGGTGAGCGAGGGGATGCTCGCGATCGCGCTCGCGGGCGGGGTCCCGCCGCAGGCCGCCGCGTGGGCGGTCGACGCGCTGACCCTGTACGTCAACGCCTACAGCCTGGAGCGCTCGCTGGCCGCGCGCCGGACCGCGGGCGGCGAGGAGTGGGTGATCAGCCGGGAGGAGATGGCCCGGCGGTTCGCGGAGCTGCCGGACGCGTTCGCGGTGTCCAAGCGGCACGCCGCCGAGCTGACCGCCGGGACCGGGCACGACCGGTTCGACTTCACCGTCGCGCTGGTGCTCGACGGGCTGGAGCGCGCCGGGCGCGACTGA
- a CDS encoding MFS transporter yields MFVPVDLRTTPSTATPLPPTSLRQAWVALVGLSAVFLFEMLDNSVLTVALPTIGCELAATTTELQWVTAAYAVVFGGLMLAFGALADRFGRRRLMLTGLALLATTSLATALVTTAWQLIAVRAALGVAAAMTTPGSMALAFRLFRDDALRVRATTLISTVGLVGLAIGPTLGGLVIAVAPWQVLLLVNAPIAVLALVGVRAGIAPDDPAELHRAPVDVLGALLGTATVVLALVTPTLAVDAGGWTPWATGLTAVAAALGFAHRQRTAAHPLLDPALLARPLVASGLAYKAAAGMATAGLGYLVALQLQLDWGWSPAQAALGTLPQVVVLLAGGAFVQPLLRRLGFDRAAWLGAAAVAAGLAEYALLGRLGYPWVALALVLVALGLRVVGVVAAMNVLRGLPENRTTIGAALTDTASEVTSAVGLAVVGTSLALLFGADLTAPGWTPDRAAHFHQAVTVAALALTALAAALVGWGLRRSRAARA; encoded by the coding sequence GTGTTCGTGCCTGTTGACCTGCGAACCACCCCGTCCACCGCCACCCCGCTCCCGCCGACCTCGCTGCGCCAGGCGTGGGTGGCGCTCGTCGGCCTGTCGGCCGTGTTCCTGTTCGAGATGCTCGACAACTCCGTCCTCACCGTCGCCCTGCCCACCATCGGCTGCGAGCTGGCCGCCACCACCACCGAGCTGCAGTGGGTCACCGCCGCCTACGCGGTCGTCTTCGGCGGCCTGATGCTCGCCTTCGGCGCGCTCGCCGACCGCTTCGGCCGCCGCAGGCTCATGCTCACCGGCCTGGCCCTGCTCGCCACCACCAGCCTCGCCACCGCCCTGGTCACCACCGCCTGGCAGCTCATCGCCGTCCGCGCGGCCCTCGGCGTGGCCGCCGCCATGACCACCCCCGGCTCCATGGCGCTGGCCTTCCGGCTGTTCCGCGACGACGCGCTGCGCGTGCGCGCCACCACGCTCATCTCCACCGTCGGCCTGGTCGGCCTGGCGATCGGCCCGACCCTGGGCGGCCTCGTCATCGCGGTCGCGCCCTGGCAGGTCCTGCTGCTGGTCAACGCCCCGATCGCGGTGCTCGCGCTGGTCGGCGTCCGGGCGGGCATCGCCCCCGACGACCCGGCCGAGCTGCACCGCGCCCCCGTGGACGTCCTCGGCGCGCTGCTGGGCACGGCGACCGTCGTGCTCGCCCTGGTGACGCCGACCCTGGCCGTGGACGCGGGCGGCTGGACCCCGTGGGCGACCGGGCTCACCGCCGTCGCCGCCGCGCTCGGCTTCGCCCACCGCCAGCGCACCGCCGCCCACCCGCTGCTGGACCCGGCCCTGCTGGCCCGACCGCTGGTGGCCAGCGGCCTCGCCTACAAGGCGGCGGCGGGCATGGCCACCGCGGGCCTCGGCTACCTGGTGGCCCTCCAGCTCCAGCTCGACTGGGGCTGGTCGCCCGCGCAGGCCGCGCTGGGCACCCTGCCGCAGGTCGTGGTCCTGCTCGCCGGGGGCGCGTTCGTGCAACCGCTGCTGCGCAGGCTCGGGTTCGACCGCGCCGCGTGGCTGGGCGCGGCGGCGGTCGCGGCCGGTCTGGCCGAGTACGCCCTGCTCGGGCGCCTCGGGTACCCGTGGGTGGCGCTCGCGCTCGTGCTGGTCGCGCTGGGGCTGCGCGTGGTCGGCGTGGTCGCGGCCATGAACGTGCTGCGCGGCCTGCCCGAGAACCGCACCACGATCGGCGCGGCCCTCACCGACACCGCGAGCGAGGTGACCTCGGCGGTGGGGCTGGCGGTGGTCGGGACGTCGCTGGCGCTGCTGTTCGGCGCCGACCTGACCGCGCCCGGCTGGACCCCGGACCGCGCCGCCCACTTCCACCAGGCCGTCACCGTCGCGGCCCTGGCCCTGACCGCCCTGGCGGCGGCCCTGGTCGGCTGGGGCCTGCGCCGCTCCCGCGCCGCGCGGGCCTGA